One genomic segment of Hordeum vulgare subsp. vulgare chromosome 2H, MorexV3_pseudomolecules_assembly, whole genome shotgun sequence includes these proteins:
- the LOC123424710 gene encoding transcription factor RF2b-like has product MAMPPKPGEPPKPSPGRGPNLSPNPNPNPCPLPPIPSGPQPGQAPAAAAPPRSHHRRARSEMPFRFPDADGGGFDEIGSEDDLFSTFMDMDKIAGAARDRAAETSSSPPRPTKHRHSASFDGFAMGCGGPGGQQDGGGGGGLFADVLEAKKAMSSEQLSELASVDPKRAKRILANRQSAARSKERKARYITELERKVHTLQTEATTLSAQLTLFQRDTTGLSAENTELKIRLQAMELQAQLRDALNNTLKQELERLKIATGEMTKPDEAYNTGMHHVPYNPSFFQLSEQHAPQHHSSVHQLPSQFQPPHPNVPSHQMLSHPNTFPDMMQQDSLGRFQGLDIGKGSAAVKLEAEAAVRSEGSSISAGEK; this is encoded by the exons ATGGCGATGCCGCCCAAGCCCGGCGAGCCGCCGAAGCCCTCGCCGGGGCGCGGCCCCAACCTcagccccaaccccaaccccaacccctGCCCGCTCCCGCCCATCCCCAGCGGCCCCCAGCCGGGCCAGGCCCCCGCGGCGGCGGCGCCGCCGCGGTCCCACCACCGCCGCGCCAGATCTGAGATGCCCTTCCGCTTCCCGGACGCCGACGGCGGGGGCTTCGACGAGATCGGCTCCGAGGACGACCTCTTCTCCACGTTCATGGACATGGACAAGATCGCCGGCGCCGCCCGCGACCGCGCCGCGGagacgtcctcctcgccgccgcgccccaCCAAGCACCGCCACAGCGCGTCCTTCGACGGGTTCGCCATGGGCTGCGGCGGGCCGGGGGGCCAGCAGGATGGCGGCGGGGGCGGGGGGTTGTTCGCCGACGTGCTGGAGGCTAAGAAGGCCATGTCCTCCGAGCAGCTCTCTGAGCTCGCCTCCGTCGACCCCAAGCGTGCCAAGAG AATTCTAGCGAACAGACAGTCTGCAGCTCGGTCAAAGGAAAGAAAGGCTCGATATATAACAGAATTAGAGCGGAAGGTTCATACTCTTCAGACGGAGGCTACCACTCTTTCGGCACAACTGACGCTATTTCAG agagacACAACAGGACTTTCCGCAGAAAATACAGAGCTCAAGATTAGGTTGCAGGCCATGGAACTGCAAGCTCAACTGCGTGATG CTCTGAATAATACACTCAAGCAGGAACTGGAGAGGCTTaagattgctacgggtgagatgaCAAAGCCTGATGAAGCATATAATACGGGAATGCATCATGTCCCATACAACCCGTCTTTCTTCCAGCTTTCTGAGCAACATGCACCTCAGCACCATTCAAGTGTTCACCAGCTGCCATCCCAATTCCAACCACCTCATCCCAATGTCCCAAGCCACCAGATGCTATCCCACCCAAACACGTTCCCAGATATGATGCAGCAAGACTCACTTGGGCGGTTCCAGGGGCTGGACATTGGCAAAGGATCAGCGGCCGTGAAGTTGGAGGCAGAGGCTGCCGTGAGGTCAGAGGGTAGCTCCATATCTGCAGGTGAAAAGTAA